A stretch of the Halococcus salsus genome encodes the following:
- a CDS encoding amidohydrolase, with product MAADLLLTNAEIHTLTDPDDVHEALAVRDGRVVRLGSAYEVAFLEGVETRTVDLDGRVLLPGFIDAHTHLTEVGTRLVHADLSGAGSAVEAVSRLADRADETDTGWVQGYGYDESEWAESRYLDRDDLDGVPTDRPVVAFREDMHTAGVNGAALDRLGDRLPDEDVLRENGRPTGVVVEDALGPIREAIAPDVGATRDRLRAAIDHANARGVTGIHDMVRHSHAPRVYRDLDREDDLSLRVRINYWSDHLDALREVGLGTDDGDGFVRTGAIKTFTDGSFGGRTAKLSEPYADGADEERGKWVVSPPELHDLVERADEDGFQLTAHAIGDAAIDAVLDAYAATEADAARHRIEHLELPSESAIERLAETGVVASVQPNFLKWAGDEGLYESRLGTDRRERSNPFRTLLDAGVHLAFGSDSMPLDPLFGIHHAVNAPIESQRLTVTEALRAYTHGAAYAGFDEDRLGTVEPGKQADFVVLDGSPWKESEKIANIDVAMTVVNGAVVHDAR from the coding sequence ATGGCTGCCGACCTCCTCCTCACGAACGCCGAGATCCACACTCTCACCGATCCCGACGACGTCCACGAGGCGCTCGCGGTCCGCGACGGCCGGGTCGTCCGGCTGGGGTCGGCCTACGAGGTCGCGTTCCTCGAAGGCGTCGAGACGCGGACCGTCGACCTCGACGGCCGCGTGCTCCTGCCGGGGTTCATCGACGCCCACACCCATCTGACCGAGGTCGGGACGCGGCTGGTTCACGCCGACCTCTCGGGGGCGGGGTCGGCGGTCGAGGCCGTCTCGCGCCTCGCCGACCGCGCCGACGAGACCGATACCGGGTGGGTCCAGGGCTACGGCTACGACGAGTCCGAGTGGGCCGAGTCGCGCTATCTCGACCGCGACGACCTCGACGGCGTGCCCACCGACCGGCCGGTGGTGGCCTTTCGCGAGGACATGCACACCGCGGGGGTCAACGGCGCGGCGCTCGACCGCCTCGGCGACCGACTCCCCGACGAGGACGTCCTGCGCGAGAACGGGCGGCCGACGGGTGTCGTCGTCGAGGACGCGCTCGGCCCGATTCGCGAGGCTATCGCGCCGGACGTGGGCGCGACCCGCGACCGCCTCCGGGCGGCCATCGACCACGCCAACGCACGCGGCGTCACCGGGATCCACGACATGGTGCGGCACTCGCACGCGCCCCGCGTCTACCGCGACCTCGACCGGGAGGACGACCTCTCGCTCCGCGTGCGGATCAACTACTGGTCCGACCACCTCGACGCGCTCCGCGAGGTCGGCCTCGGAACCGACGACGGCGACGGGTTCGTTCGAACGGGCGCGATCAAGACCTTCACCGACGGGAGTTTCGGCGGCCGGACGGCGAAGCTCTCCGAGCCCTACGCCGACGGCGCGGACGAGGAGCGAGGCAAGTGGGTCGTTTCGCCCCCGGAACTTCACGACCTCGTCGAGCGCGCCGACGAGGACGGTTTCCAACTCACCGCCCACGCCATCGGCGACGCCGCTATCGACGCGGTCCTCGACGCCTACGCGGCGACCGAGGCCGACGCCGCCCGCCACCGGATCGAACATCTCGAACTCCCGTCCGAGTCGGCCATCGAACGCCTCGCCGAGACGGGTGTGGTGGCCTCCGTCCAGCCGAACTTCCTGAAGTGGGCCGGGGACGAGGGACTCTACGAGTCGCGGCTCGGGACCGACCGCCGCGAGCGCTCGAACCCGTTTCGGACGCTCTTGGATGCGGGGGTCCACCTCGCCTTCGGGAGCGACTCGATGCCGCTCGACCCGCTGTTCGGGATTCACCACGCGGTGAACGCCCCGATCGAATCACAACGCCTCACGGTGACCGAAGCCCTCCGGGCGTACACCCACGGCGCGGCCTACGCGGGTTTCGACGAGGACCGACTCGGTACCGTCGAACCCGGCAAGCAGGCCGACTTCGTCGTGCTCGACGGCTCACCGTGGAAAGAGTCGGAGAAAATCGCCAATATCGACGTCGCGATGACGGTCGTCAACGGGGCGGTCGTCCACGACGCGCGCTGA